Proteins encoded by one window of Aptenodytes patagonicus chromosome 11, bAptPat1.pri.cur, whole genome shotgun sequence:
- the TERF2 gene encoding telomeric repeat-binding factor 2 isoform X1 produces the protein MVGKRARAARREGMAAAAAAAAARGGVSEETVNSRVLQFYFHQAMAAYRSGRNRDFRQLRDVMQALLVRPVEKEPVVAQMLRITQLLSQIEEGENLDCTFDKESELTPLESAIGVLELVQREFSVAEKTMETVQKMVKEAAVIVCIKNGEFDKASKIVKRHMGKEPKSQKKRNELLTVIREKNFAHPMVKNFSYKNFQQSVFQFLKAYVDDSEPLLLTIMKKTLNSERAKEPKCSSVTPESANGLKDQAAAPEPSGGAEGPAGAPEPAETAKDLEGAPDPAERADDPAAAPEPMEGVSDSAAAPEPVEGATDPAATPEHIIAADNISEDASEPMEISKEPEAAAPELPGVSFRDSARQPSGTVTVYGISVLREAFKILSDSQDSDALFTKLDETDFSFPKQLSPSVSHRTKRWKEEENQDSKISDPPEISRKGKRLLTISKLVMEQDSQYSESSESPDSSQEPVVSSASRPVQKLHDQPVSTKSAKSFQGRWNSLYDEEEEKDSWSEEDELFSGAASFGTKRHNATVFGSKKQKWTMQESEWIKEGVKKFGEGRWKAICQKYPFQNRTAVMIKDRWRTMKKLGIL, from the exons ATGGTGGGGAAgcgggcgcgggcggcgcggcgggaggggatggcggcggcggcggcggcggcggcggcgcggggcggcgtcTCCGAGGAGACGGTGAACAGCCGGGTCCTGCAGTTCTACTTCCACCAGGCCATGGCGGCCTACCGCTCCGGGCGGAACCGCGACTTCCGCCAGCTCCGCGACGTCATGCAGG CGCTGCTGGTGCGGCCCGTGGAGAAGGAGCCCGTGGTGGCCCAGATGCTGCGCATAACGCAACTCTTGTCGCAGATTGAGGAAGGCGAGAACCTCG ATTGCACCTTCGACAAAGAGTCGGAGCTCACCCCTCTTGAATCGGCGATCGGTGTCCTGGAGCTCGTCCAGAGAGAATTCTCTGTGGCTGAGAAGACGATGGAAACTGTTCAGAAAATGGTGAAGGAAGCT gcTGTTATTGTCTGCATCAAAAACGGGGAGTTTGATAAAGCTTCGAAAATCGTGAAGAGGCATATGGGGAAGGAGCCCAAAAGCCAG AAAAAGAGGAACGAGTTGCTGACTGTCATCCGGGAGAAGAATTTCGCTCATCCGATGGTCAAAAACTTCTCTTACAAGAACTTCCAGCAGAGCGTGTTTCAGTTCCTGAAGGCCTATGTGGACGATTCGGAGCCGCTGCTGCTAACG ATAATGAAAAAGACTTTGAATTCAGAACGTGCCAAAGAACCAAAATGCTCGTCGGTGACTCCTGAGTCTGCAAATGGGCTGAAGGACCAGGCAGCAGCTCCGGAGCCCTCGGGAGGGGCAGAGGGCCCAGCAGGAGCTCCAGagcctgcagaaacagcaaaagacCTGGAGGGAGCTCCCGACCCTGCAGAAAGGGCAGATGACCCCGCAGCAGCTCCCGAGCCTATGGAAGGAGTTAGTGACTCTGCAGCAGCTCCCGAGCCTGTGGAAGGAGCTACTGACCCAGCAGCAACTCCTGAGCATATAATAGCAGCGGATAATATCTCGGAAGATGCTTCAGAGCCTATGGAAATATCTAAAGAACCAGAGGCAGCAGCTCCGGAACTTCCAGGAGTGTCCTTCAGGGACTCGGCAAG GCAGCCCTCTGGAACTGTAACCGTGTATGGGATTTCTGTTCTGAGAGAAGCTTTCAAGATCCTGTCGGACTCCCAGGATTCTGATGCGCTCTTCACCAAACTGGACgaaacagacttttctttccccaagcaactgtctccttcTGTATCCCACAGAACCAAGAgatggaaagaagaggagaatcaAGATTCTAAGATCTCAGACCCTCCTGAAATATCCCGTAAGGGCAAACGCTTGTTGACCATAAGCAAACTGGTCATGGAGCAAGACAGCCAGTACAGCGAGTCGAGTGAGAGCCCAGACTCGTCCCAGGAGCCAGTTGTATCTTCTGCTTCCAGACCTGTTCAGAAATTGCATGACCAGCCTGTATCTACTAAGAGTGCCAA GTCCTTCCAAGGGAGGTGGAACAGCTTgtatgatgaagaagaagaaaaagacagttgGAGTGAGGAGGATGAGCTCTTCTCAGGTGCAG CATCATTTGGGACAAAGCGCCACAACGCTACAGTCTTTGGTTCCAAGAAACAG AAATGGACAATGCAGGAGAGCGAGTGGATCAAAGAGGGCGTGAAGAAGTTTGGAGAAGGGAGATGGAAGGCCATTTGCCAGAAATACCCCTTCCAGAACCGCACGGCAGTGATGATCAAGGATCGCTGGCGGACCATGAAAAAGCTGGGAATCCTCTAA
- the TERF2 gene encoding telomeric repeat-binding factor 2 isoform X2: MLRITQLLSQIEEGENLDCTFDKESELTPLESAIGVLELVQREFSVAEKTMETVQKMVKEAAVIVCIKNGEFDKASKIVKRHMGKEPKSQKKRNELLTVIREKNFAHPMVKNFSYKNFQQSVFQFLKAYVDDSEPLLLTIMKKTLNSERAKEPKCSSVTPESANGLKDQAAAPEPSGGAEGPAGAPEPAETAKDLEGAPDPAERADDPAAAPEPMEGVSDSAAAPEPVEGATDPAATPEHIIAADNISEDASEPMEISKEPEAAAPELPGVSFRDSARQPSGTVTVYGISVLREAFKILSDSQDSDALFTKLDETDFSFPKQLSPSVSHRTKRWKEEENQDSKISDPPEISRKGKRLLTISKLVMEQDSQYSESSESPDSSQEPVVSSASRPVQKLHDQPVSTKSAKSFQGRWNSLYDEEEEKDSWSEEDELFSGAASFGTKRHNATVFGSKKQKWTMQESEWIKEGVKKFGEGRWKAICQKYPFQNRTAVMIKDRWRTMKKLGIL, from the exons ATGCTGCGCATAACGCAACTCTTGTCGCAGATTGAGGAAGGCGAGAACCTCG ATTGCACCTTCGACAAAGAGTCGGAGCTCACCCCTCTTGAATCGGCGATCGGTGTCCTGGAGCTCGTCCAGAGAGAATTCTCTGTGGCTGAGAAGACGATGGAAACTGTTCAGAAAATGGTGAAGGAAGCT gcTGTTATTGTCTGCATCAAAAACGGGGAGTTTGATAAAGCTTCGAAAATCGTGAAGAGGCATATGGGGAAGGAGCCCAAAAGCCAG AAAAAGAGGAACGAGTTGCTGACTGTCATCCGGGAGAAGAATTTCGCTCATCCGATGGTCAAAAACTTCTCTTACAAGAACTTCCAGCAGAGCGTGTTTCAGTTCCTGAAGGCCTATGTGGACGATTCGGAGCCGCTGCTGCTAACG ATAATGAAAAAGACTTTGAATTCAGAACGTGCCAAAGAACCAAAATGCTCGTCGGTGACTCCTGAGTCTGCAAATGGGCTGAAGGACCAGGCAGCAGCTCCGGAGCCCTCGGGAGGGGCAGAGGGCCCAGCAGGAGCTCCAGagcctgcagaaacagcaaaagacCTGGAGGGAGCTCCCGACCCTGCAGAAAGGGCAGATGACCCCGCAGCAGCTCCCGAGCCTATGGAAGGAGTTAGTGACTCTGCAGCAGCTCCCGAGCCTGTGGAAGGAGCTACTGACCCAGCAGCAACTCCTGAGCATATAATAGCAGCGGATAATATCTCGGAAGATGCTTCAGAGCCTATGGAAATATCTAAAGAACCAGAGGCAGCAGCTCCGGAACTTCCAGGAGTGTCCTTCAGGGACTCGGCAAG GCAGCCCTCTGGAACTGTAACCGTGTATGGGATTTCTGTTCTGAGAGAAGCTTTCAAGATCCTGTCGGACTCCCAGGATTCTGATGCGCTCTTCACCAAACTGGACgaaacagacttttctttccccaagcaactgtctccttcTGTATCCCACAGAACCAAGAgatggaaagaagaggagaatcaAGATTCTAAGATCTCAGACCCTCCTGAAATATCCCGTAAGGGCAAACGCTTGTTGACCATAAGCAAACTGGTCATGGAGCAAGACAGCCAGTACAGCGAGTCGAGTGAGAGCCCAGACTCGTCCCAGGAGCCAGTTGTATCTTCTGCTTCCAGACCTGTTCAGAAATTGCATGACCAGCCTGTATCTACTAAGAGTGCCAA GTCCTTCCAAGGGAGGTGGAACAGCTTgtatgatgaagaagaagaaaaagacagttgGAGTGAGGAGGATGAGCTCTTCTCAGGTGCAG CATCATTTGGGACAAAGCGCCACAACGCTACAGTCTTTGGTTCCAAGAAACAG AAATGGACAATGCAGGAGAGCGAGTGGATCAAAGAGGGCGTGAAGAAGTTTGGAGAAGGGAGATGGAAGGCCATTTGCCAGAAATACCCCTTCCAGAACCGCACGGCAGTGATGATCAAGGATCGCTGGCGGACCATGAAAAAGCTGGGAATCCTCTAA
- the TMED6 gene encoding transmembrane emp24 domain-containing protein 6, with protein sequence MITPATSGPCPGGRERWRLGSRMLLLVLLVLLGPAGCPKTEPLSGSSQEPLFQGSDRYDFAIVIPAGAVECFWQFAHQSGNFFFSYEVQRATGIANSRNILATASDPNGFQLGLSQHVRGQINFLTKETGFYQLCLDNQQNHFGFMQVYLNFGVYYEGFNMENKQPEERKELNDTLEAIGVSIRKLQLHIFHMWRFYNFARMRKGADSFLLESNYNYVNWWSVAQSCVIVLSGVLQLCFLKRLFTVQTSSRQQC encoded by the exons ATGATTACCCCTGCTACCTCGGGTCCCTGCCCCGGCGGGAGGGAGCGCTGGAGGCTGGGaagcaggatgctgctgctggtgctcctggtgctgctgggccccGCCGGCTGCCCCAAGACTGAGCCCCTGAGCGGGTCCAGCCAGGAGCCCCTCTTCCAGGGGTCAGATCGCTACGACTTCGCCATCGTCATCCCCGCCGGCGCCGTGGAGTGCTTCTGGCAGTTCGCGCACCAGAGCGGCAACTTCTTCTTCAGCTACGAG GTCCAGCGGGCGACGGGGATCGCCAACAGCAGGAACATCCTGGCCACGGCGAGCGACCCCAACGGCTTCCAGCTCGGCCTTTCCCAGCACGTGCGAGGACAGATCAACTTCCTCACCAAGGAGACAG GTTTCTACCAGCTGTGCCTGGACAACCAGCAAAACCACTTTGGCTTCATGCAGGTGTATCTCAACTTCGGTGTCTACTACGAAGGCTTCAACATGGAAAAcaagcagccagaagagaggaaggagctgAACGACACCCTGGAGGCAATCGGG GTCAGCATCCGGAAGCTGCAGCTCCACATCTTCCACATGTGGCGGTTCTACAACTTCGCCCGGATGCGGAAAGGGGCCGACTCCTTCCTCCTGGAGTCCAACTACAACTACGTCAACTGGTGGTCGGTGGCTCAGAGCTGCGTCATTGTCCTCTCCGGGGTCCTGCAGCTCTGCTTCTTGAAGCGCCTCTTCACCGTGCAAACCTCCAGCAGGCAGCAGTGCTAG
- the NIP7 gene encoding 60S ribosome subunit biogenesis protein NIP7 homolog, with translation MRPLTEAETRAVFEKLGRYIGENIQLLVDRPDGTYCFRLHRDRVYYLSEKLLKVAASVPRDNLVSPGTCFGKFTKTQKFRLSVTALDFLAPYAKYKVWVKPGSEQSFLYGNHVLKSGLGRITENTAQYQGVVVYSMADVPLGFGVAAKSTQECRKVDPMAIVVFHQADVGEYVRSEDTLT, from the exons ATGCGGCCGCTGACGGAGGCGGAGACGCGGGCGGTCTTCGAGAAGCTGGGGAGATA CATCGGTGAGAACATCCAGCTGCTGGTGGACCGGCCCGATGGCACCTACTGCTTCCGCCTGCACCGCGACCGCGTCTACTACCtgag CGAGAAGCTGCTGAAGGTGGCTGCGAGCGTCCCCCGGGACAACCTGGTGTCGCCGGGCACCTGCTTCGGGAAGTTCACCAAGACGCAGAAGTTCCGCCTCAGCGTCACGGCCCTGGACTTCCTCGCGCCCTACGCCAAG TACAAGGTGTGGGTGAAGCCCGGCTCGGAGCAGTCCTTCCTCTACGGCAACCATGTCCTGAAGTCGGGCCTGGGGCGCATCACGGAGAACACGGCGCAGTACCAGGGCGTGGTGGTGTACTCCATGGCCGACGTCCCGCTG GGCTTTGGGGTGGCCGCCAAGTCCACCCAGGAGTGCCGGAAAGTGGACCCCATGGCCATCGTGGTGTTCCACCAGGCCGACGTCGGGGAGTATGTGCGGAGCGAGGACACGCTGACCTAA
- the COG8 gene encoding conserved oligomeric Golgi complex subunit 8, whose product MAAAAAEEARLLAWLRGPAAAGPGGPELSAYVAELAALGLAELGREPARLAAERARVGAETRRLAFEHYRAFIRSAECTGRAGRGFGGIESRLGSLLGRLPALQDACRNFMRDAEEIACSRRMNSLTLNRHTEILEILEIPQLMDTCVRNGYYEEALELAAYVRRLERKHSSIPVIQGIVDEVRQSAQLMLNQLIQQLRTNIQLPACLRVIGYLRRMDVFTEAELRIKFLQARDAWLRSIQASIPDDDPYFHITKTIEACRVHLFDIVTQYRAIFSDEEPLLPPEGQALNEGAIFHGWVLQKVSEFLRTLERDLRRGVGGRLDSLLGQCMYFGLSFSRVGADFRGQLAPLFQRVAAAAFGKAVEEAVEKFREEMNSYTLISAPAVLGGGAGVPVPAAQPGTLQPPMVLLDFPPLACFLNGLLVAFNDLRLCCPVALAQDVTACLEDALGEVTKTILAFHRAEEAAFSGREQELFAQFCAAFLEDLLPYLNRCLQVLFPPAQIAQALGVPPTQLQRFGRLGRIDVVAFREPLAFLLPAPGEEEPARESTPCPGGEEEAVPGEPLPARGQESPPGGTLPPDLPAATGPGRGCGDAAGWGERERSYWRALRRRVLGPPVPPFAAPCQVGAPVLRAAAAAVAPERLGGPELRELAAALAAGLRRRPCLGLSAPQLGVPLRVFAAELTPARCRRYPPALRRAHRVEPFPLRLLVNPALRVLDARLVTAPEGCASLEGFSAYVPRHWAVHVSGVDEHGEPVSWEATGWAARIVQHEMDHLDGILYIDRMDARTFTNVGWMELLD is encoded by the exons atggcggcggcggcggcggaggaggccCGGCTGCTGGCCTGGCtgcgcggcccggcggcggcggggcccggcggccccGAGCTCTCCGCCTACGTGGCCGAGCTggcggcgctggggctggcgGAGCTGGGCCGGGAGCCGGCGCGGCtggcggcggagcgggcgcgggTGGGGGCGGAGACGCGCCGCCTGGCCTTCGAGCACTACCGGGCCTTCATCCGCTCCGCCGAGTGCACCGGCCGCGCCGGCCGCGGCTTCGGCGGCATCGAGAGCCGCCTCGGCAGCCTGCTGGGCCGCCTGCCCGCCCTCCAGGACGCCTGCCg GAACTTCATGCGCGATGCCGAGGAGATCGCCTGCAGCCGGCGCATGAACAGCCTGACGCTGAACCGGCACACGGAGATCCTGGAGATCCTGGAGATCCCGCAGCTCATGGACACCTGCGTCCGCAACGGCTACTACGAGGAGGCGCTGGAGCTCGCTGCCTACGTGCGCCGGCTGGAGAGGAAGCACAGCAGCATCCCCGTGATCCAG GGCATCGTGGACGAGGTGCGCCAGTCCGCCCAGCTGATGCTGAACCAGCTCATCCAGCAGCTCCGCACCAACATCCAGCTGCCGGCCTGCCTGCGGGTCATCGGCTACCTGCGGCGCATGGACGTCTTCACGGAGGCCGAGCTGCGCATCAAGTTCCTGCAGGCGCGGGATGCCTGGCTGCGCTCCATCCAGGCCTCCATCCCCGACGACGACCCCTACTTCCACATCACCAAGACCATCGAGGCCTGCCGCGTCCACCTCTTCGACATCGTCACCCAGTATCGCGCCATCTTCTCCGACGAGGAGCCGCTCCTGCCCCCCGAGGGGCAGGCCCTCAACGAGGGGGCCATCTTCCACGGCTGGGTGCTGCAGAAGGTCTCCGAGTTCCTGCGGACGCTGGAGCGCGATCTCCGGCGCGGGGTGGGCGGCCGCCTGGACTCGCTGCTGGGGCAGTGCATGTACTTCGGCCTCTCCTTCAGCAGGGTGGGGGCCGATTTCCGCGGGCAGCTGGCCCCCCTCTTCCAGCGCGTGGCCGCCGCCGCTTTCGGGAAGGCGGTGGAGGAGGCGGTGGAGAAGTTTCGGGAGGAGATGAATTCCTACACGCTCATCTCCGCCCCGGCCGTCctggggggcggcgcgggggtgCCGGTGCCCGCGGCCCAGCCGGGGACGCTGCAGCCGCCCATGGTGCTGCTGGACTTCCCGCCCCTCGCCTGCTTCCTCAACGGCCTCCTCGTCGCCTTCAACGACCTGCGGCTCTGCTGCCCCGTCGCCCTGGCCCAGGACGTCACCGCCTGCCTGGAGGACGCGCTCGGCGAG GTGACCAAAACCATCCTGGCCTTCCACCGTGCAGAGGAGGCGGCTTTCAGCGGGCGGGAGCAGGAGCTCTTTGCCCAGTTCTGCGCGGCCTTCCTGGAAGACCTGCTGCCCTACCTGAACCGCTGCCTCCAGGTCCTCTTTCCCCCGGCACAGATCGCGCAGGCGCTGG GCGTCCCCCCCACCCAGCTGCAGCGTTTCGGCCGCCTGGGCCGCATCGACGTGGTCGCCTTCAGGGAGCCGCTGGCTTTCCTCCTGCCGGCGCCGGGCGAGGAGGAACCGGCCCGAGAGAGCACCCCCTGCCCGGGGGGCGAAGAGGAGGCCGTGCCCGGGGAGCCCCTGCCCGCACGGGGACAGGAGAGCCCCCCCGGGGGGACTCTGCCACCAGACCTCCCGGCGGCCACGGG CCCGGGCCGCGGGTGCGGGGACGCGGCGGGCTGGGGGGAGCGGGAGCGCTCGTACTGGcgggcgctgcggcggcgggTGCTGGGTCCGCCCGTCCCGCCCTTCGCCGCCCCCTGCCAGGTGGGCGCCCCGGTgctgcgcgccgccgccgccgccgtggccCCGGAGCGGCTGGGCGGCCCCGAGCTgcgggagctggcggcggcgctggcggccggGCTGCGGCGCCGGCCGTGCCTGGGGCTGAGCGCCCCGCAGCTGGGCGTGCCGCTGCGCGTCTTCGCCGCCGAGCTgacccccgcccgctgccgccggtACCCGCCGGCGCTGCGCCGCGCCCACCGCGTCGAGCCCTTCCCGCTCCGCCTGCTCGTCAACCCCGCGCTCCGCGTCCTCGACGCCCGCCTCGTCACCGCCCCCGAGGGCTGCGCCAGCCTCGAGGGCTTCTCCGCCTACGTCCCGCGACACTGGGCCGTCCACGTCTCCG GCGTGGACGAGCACGGGGAGCCGGTGAGCTGGGAGGCGACGGGCTGGGCCGCCCGCATCGTCCAGCACGAGATGGACCACCTGGACGGGATCCTCTACATCGACCGGATGGACGCCCGCACCTTCACCAACGTCGGCTGGATGGAGCTCCTGGACTGA
- the VPS4A gene encoding vacuolar protein sorting-associated protein 4A, whose protein sequence is MTTSTLQKAIDLVTKATEEDKAKNYEEALRLYQHAVEYFLHAIKYEAHSDKAKESIRAKCVQYLDRAEKLKEYLRSKDKQGKKPVKESQNDNKGSDSDSEGENPEKKKLQEQLMGAIMMEKPNVRWSDVAGLEGAKEALKEAVILPIKFPHLFTGKRTPWRGILLFGPPGTGKSYLAKAVATEANNSTFFSVSSSDLMSKWLGESEKLVKNLFELARQHKPSIIFIDEVDSLCGSRNENESEAARRIKTEFLVQMQGVGNSSDGILVLGATNIPWVLDSAIRRRFEKRIYIPLPEEAARAQMFKLHLGNTPHCLTEANIQELARKTDGYSGADISIIVRDALMQPVRKVQSATHFKKVRGPSRTTPGAFVDDLLTPCSPGDPGATEMTWMEVPSDKLMEPIVCMSDMLRSLATTRPTVNADDLLKVKKFTEDFGQEG, encoded by the exons ATGACAACGTCCACCCTGCAG AAAGCCATCGACCTGGTCACCAAAGCCACCGAGGAGGACAAGGCCAAGAACTACGAGGAGGCGCTGCGGCTGTACCAGCACGCCGTGGAGTACTTCTTGCACGCCATCAAAT ATGAGGCTCACAGCGACAAGGCGAAGGAGAGCATCCGAGCCAAGTGCGTGCAGTACCTGGACCGGGCGGAGAAGCTGAAGGAGTACCTGCGCAGCAAGGACAAGCAGGGCAAGAAGCCGGTCAAAGAGTCCCAGAATGACAACAAGGG GAGCGACAGTGACAGTGAGGGCGAGAACCCCGAGAAGAAgaagctgcaggagcagctgatGG GTGCCATCATGATGGAGAAGCCCAACGTGCGGTGGAGTGACGTGGCCGGCCTGGAGGGAGCCAAGGAAGCCCTGAAGGAAGCCGTGATCCTGCCCATCAAGTTCCCGCACTTGTTCACCG GGAAGCGCACGCCCTGGCGAGGGATCCTGCTCTTCGGGCCCCCCGGCACCGGCAAGTCCTACTTGGCCAAGGCGGTGGCCACTGAGGCCAACAACTCCACCTTCTTCTCCGTGTCCTCCTCGGACCTGATGTCGAAGTGGCTGGGAGAGAGCGAGAA GCTGGTGAAGAACCTCTTTGAGCTGGCGAGGCAGCACAAGCCCTCCATCATCTTCATCGACGAGGTGGACTCGCTGTGCGGCTCCCGCAACGAGAACGAGAGCGAGGCGGCCCGGCGCATCAAGACGGAGTTCCTGGTGCAGATGCAGG GTGTGGGGAACAGCAGCGACGGGATCCTGGTGCTGGGTGCCACCAACATCCCCTGGGTGCTGGACTCGGCCATCAGGAGAAG GTTCGAGAAGCGCATCTACATCCCGCTGCCCGAGGAGGCGGCCCGGGCCCAGATGTTCAAGCTGCACCTGGGCAACACCCCGCACTGCCTGACGGAGGCCAACATCCAGGAGCTGGCCCGGAAAACGGACGGCTACTCGGGGGCCGACATCAGCATCATCGTGCGGGACGCCCTGATGCAGCCCGTCCGCAAGGTGCAGTCGGCCACACACTTCAAGAAG GTCCGCGGTCCCTCCCGCACCACCCCCGGCGCCTTCGTGGACGACCTCCTGACGCCGTGCTCGCCCGGTGACCCGGGTGCCACCGAGATGACCTGGATGGAGGTGCCCAGCGACAAGCTGATGGAGCCCATCGTCTGCATG TCGGACATGTTGCGCTCGCTGGCCACCACCCGCCCCACCGTGAACGCAGACGATCTCCTGAAGGTGAAGAAATTCACGGAGGATTTTGGACAGGAAGGttaa